One stretch of Arthrobacter polaris DNA includes these proteins:
- a CDS encoding WXG100 family type VII secretion target encodes MAQFNVNSDDLALKXTAVKGSVDRIRMEVDAMKRNLLDLQSTWTGSASNNFQALLQEWHATELKVESSLESINGALSMAATQYAQAEEANARMFTAR; translated from the coding sequence ATGGCACAGTTCAACGTCAATAGCGACGATCTTGCACTTAAANGTACGGCAGTGAAAGGATCCGTGGACCGTATCCGGATGGAGGTCGATGCCATGAAGCGCAACCTCCTGGATCTGCAGTCCACGTGGACAGGCTCGGCTTCAAACAACTTTCAAGCATTGTTGCAGGAGTGGCATGCCACCGAGTTGAAGGTTGAGTCCTCGCTGGAGAGCATCAACGGCGCCCTGTCTATGGCGGCAACCCAGTACGCTCAAGCCGAGGAAGCCAACGCCAGGATGTTCACGGCACGCTAG
- a CDS encoding HAMP domain-containing sensor histidine kinase — MWKNASLRSQLVAIISALLSLSLLALGATTFLXLHSXLEDQMDTQLTTFQKSIVLYGTVDSQNTGQTPFGFDYYVGFHFDNGHLADQNRSGNDKPVYPHXTMDQAQALNGKTFTVPSSDDGAPWRLTVIAPQXFNFGPSDMAQNRPEYLGYVVVGLPYESLNMTMERLAVVIAGVAILAVTLGTMIAYWTVSRSFLPLSRVEXXAAAIAAGDLSRRVDIENPATEVGRLSVSLNTMLAHIEHAFAARTASEXRMRQFVADASHELRTPLVTIRGFSELYRHGALQTPDDVGTAMGRIESEAKRMGELVEDLLMLARIDEQRPLQIRPVDLLIIGHDAILDARASARERTFAIVGLDGGPGTPAPSVGDEAKLRQVVANLMGNALRHTPEGSPIEIMVGTRVTESXKFSVIKIRDHGPGISDEEAPRIFERFYRADSSRDRNTGGSGLGLAIVSAIVASHEGTVRLERTPGXGATLAIELPFQPLEANEVDSDLLPPCHPRHHVLLAQRVLASPHRRVQSVAFPLLASLGFLDPTVASRLGAVSNTQPAPHP, encoded by the coding sequence TTGTGGAAGAACGCCTCACTGCGCTCACAGCTGGTGGCTATCATCAGCGCCTTGTTGAGCCTGTCATTGTTGGCGCTGGGCGCCACAACGTTCCTTNTGTTGCACTCTNTTCTGGAAGACCAGATGGACACGCAGCTGACAACGTTTCAAAAGTCAATCGTTCTCTACGGCACCGTGGACTCACAAAACACGGGCCAGACACCCTTCGGCTTTGATTATTACGTGGGCTTTCACTTTGACAACGGGCACCTTGCAGATCAGAACCGCTCCGGCAATGACAAGCCTGTGTACCCCCATNACACCATGGACCAGGCCCAGGCGCTAAACGGTAAGACGTTCACAGTGCCAAGCAGCGACGATGGAGCCCCGTGGCGGTTGACGGTCATTGCTCCGCAANAGTTCAACTTCGGCCCGTCGGATATGGCCCAGAACAGGCCCGAGTACTTAGGTTATGTGGTGGTGGGCCTGCCGTATGAGAGCTTGAACATGACCATGGAGCGTTTGGCTGTGGTGATTGCCGGCGTTGCCATCTTGGCTGTAACCCTTGGCACCATGATTGCGTATTGGACTGTCAGCCGCTCTTTCTTGCCCTTGAGCCGGGTAGAANAANCCGCCGCAGCCATTGCCGCTGGTGATCTCTCTCGCCGGGTGGACATTGAAAACCCTGCCACCGAAGTGGGCCGGCTTTCAGTTTCGCTGAACACCATGCTGGCGCACATTGAACATGCTTTCGCCGCCCGGACAGCCTCCGAANAACGCATGCGCCAATTCGTGGCTGACGCATCCCACGAACTCCGTACACCTTTGGTGACCATTCGGGGTTTCTCCGAGCTCTACCGCCACGGCGCGTTGCAAACACCCGATGACGTGGGCACCGCTATGGGCAGGATTGAGAGTGAGGCCAAGCGTATGGGCGAGCTCGTTGAAGACCTGCTAATGCTGGCCCGCATCGATGAACAGCGACCCTTGCAAATAAGGCCTGTGGACCTTTTGATCATCGGGCACGACGCCATTTTGGACGCCCGGGCATCGGCACGCGAGCGAACATTCGCCATTGTCGGGCTCGACGGCGGGCCCGGAACTCCAGCACCTAGCGTGGGTGATGAAGCGAAGTTGCGTCAGGTGGTGGCCAACCTCATGGGCAACGCTCTACGCCATACTCCCGAAGGCTCACCCATCGAGATCATGGTGGGTACCCGCGTTACTGAGAGCNCAAAGTTCTCGGTCATCAAAATTCGCGACCACGGCCCGGGGATCTCCGACGAGGAAGCACCGCGCATCTTTGAGCGTTTCTACCGAGCCGATTCATCGCGGGATCGCAACACCGGCGGCAGCGGGCTGGGCCTGGCCATTGTCTCGGCCATTGTGGCATCTCACGAAGGGACTGTTCGGCTTGAGCGGACCCCTGGGNGTGGAGCTACCTTGGCCATTGAACTTCCGTTCCAGCCCCTTGAGGCTAATGAGGTAGATAGCGATCTCTTGCCCCCATGCCACCCCAGGCACCACGTGCTCCTGGCACAGAGAGTCCTGGCGAGTCCCCACAGGCGGGTCCAGAGCGTAGCTTTCCCACTGTTGGCGTCGCTTGGCTTTCTTGACCCAACAGTGGCTTCTAGGCTGGGAGCTGTCAGTAATACTCAGCCAGCCCCGCATCCCTAA
- a CDS encoding response regulator transcription factor: MLVVDDEPNIRELLSTSXRFAGFEVIAASNGREALAAAEEHNPDLAVLDVMLPDMDGFTVTRRLRAAGRHFXVLFLTARDDTEDKVTGLTVGGDDYVTKPFSLDEVVARIRAVLRRTQPTEDDDAVLRVADLELDDDAHEVRRAGKTVELSXTEFKLLRYLMLNPNRVLSKAQILDHVWEYDFNGDASIVESYISYLRRKVDIDASLPALIQTKRGVGYVLRTADKR, encoded by the coding sequence CTGCTCGTTGTTGACGACGAGCCAAATATTCGTGAGCTGCTTTCCACCTCCNTGCGTTTCGCAGGCTTTGAGGTCATAGCCGCATCAAACGGCCGTGAAGCCCTTGCTGCCGCCGAAGAGCACAACCCCGACCTCGCAGTCTTGGACGTCATGCTCCCAGACATGGACGGATTCACCGTCACCCGCCGGCTGCGCGCCGCGGGCCGGCACTTCNCGGTTCTGTTCCTCACCGCCCGCGACGACACCGAGGACAAGGTCACAGGCCTGACTGTTGGCGGGGATGACTACGTCACCAAGCCGTTCAGCTTGGATGAAGTGGTGGCCCGTATCCGTGCAGTGCTGCGCCGCACCCAACCCACGGAGGACGATGATGCGGTGCTGCGCGTGGCAGATCTGGAGCTCGACGACGACGCCCACGAGGTGCGCCGAGCCGGTAAAACCGTGGAGCTCTCCNCCACTGAGTTCAAACTTCTTCGGTACTTGATGCTGAACCCCAACCGGGTACTGTCCAAGGCCCAGATCCTTGACCATGTATGGGAATATGATTTCAATGGCGATGCATCCATTGTGGAGTCCTACATCTCATACCTGCGACGCAAGGTGGACATTGATGCCTCACTTCCGGCACTCATCCAAACCAAGCGCGGCGTGGGCTACGTGCTGCGAACGGCCGACAAGCGCTAG
- a CDS encoding sulfatase: MPYGNVPAADLADTXPLPANFTAAPXAXDALGTERAFAARVYGSNHYTPQDWRHYRHAYATLVERVDARMGQLLEGIDVASTAVVLVSDHGDGDASHAWNQKTALYQECIRVPFLVHVPGQAAAVVNRPVPAVLALLPTLCEVAGIAAPQHLAAESVLAPAEEPVVVQTVFADAAAMPGAGTAGRTMIAGQWKYTVYSWGRHREQLHDLATDPGEQRNLAVEAKYTTVLDKMRAELLHWALANGDTGFXKXLVLPESADPVLQQEIXRVPY, encoded by the coding sequence ATGCCCTACGGCAATGTGCCAGCCGCAGACCTCGCAGACACCNCTCCCCTGCCAGCGAACTTCACGGCGGCACCTNTTGCCNCCGACGCCTTGGGCACAGAGCGCGCCTTCGCGGCAAGGGTGTATGGCAGTAACCACTACACACCGCAGGACTGGCGCCACTACCGCCACGCGTACGCCACCCTCGTGGAGCGCGTTGATGCACGCATGGGGCAGTTACTGGAGGGAATCGATGTGGCGAGCACCGCCGTCGTGCTGGTCAGTGACCATGGCGACGGCGACGCATCCCACGCATGGAACCAAAAGACCGCCCTGTATCAAGAGTGCATCCGCGTGCCGTTCCTTGTGCATGTGCCGGGGCAGGCGGCTGCAGTGGTGAATCGGCCTGTGCCTGCTGTGTTGGCGCTGCTGCCAACCCTGTGTGAGGTGGCTGGGATTGCGGCTCCGCAGCATCTGGCGGCTGAGTCCGTGCTGGCCCCGGCGGAGGAGCCTGTGGTGGTGCAGACGGTGTTTGCCGATGCCGCCGCCATGCCCGGTGCAGGAACCGCCGGCCGCACCATGATTGCTGGGCAGTGGAAATATACGGTGTATTCCTGGGGCAGGCACCGGGAGCAGTTGCATGATCTTGCCACCGACCCGGGCGAGCAGCGAAACCTGGCAGTGGAAGCCAAGTACACCACCGTGCTGGATAAAATGCGTGCGGAACTGCTGCATTGGGCGCTGGCGAACGGCGACACCGGATTCNTTAAANAGCTCGTGCTGCCCGAATCTGCCGATCCAGTACTCCAGCAGGAAATTNTTCGGGTTCCGTACTAA
- a CDS encoding sulfatase-like hydrolase/transferase, translating into MNILLIMADQFAAHALERSRATDSHFKTPNLDRLSSISTVFTQAYTPFPLCVPARSAMVTGKYPHQIGIMSNAGLGASSGAIPAVEPGHGPESLGHWFTAAGYDCAYAGKWHALQASATDADGFXPIHPFGDEGLVEACHQWIGNRARRTGSAGSSGTAMNDGERPFFLVAS; encoded by the coding sequence ATGAACATTCTCTTGATCATGGCGGACCAATTCGCCGCCCACGCTCTGGAGCGCAGCCGGGCCACTGACTCACATTTCAAGACACCAAACCTTGACCGGCTGTCGTCCATATCCACCGTTTTCACGCAGGCATACACACCGTTTCCCTTGTGTGTGCCTGCCCGCAGCGCCATGGTCACCGGAAAATACCCGCACCAGATCGGCATCATGTCCAACGCAGGGCTTGGAGCCAGCTCCGGCGCCATTCCCGCCGTTGAACCAGGTCACGGCCCAGAATCGCTGGGACACTGGTTCACCGCCGCCGGTTACGACTGCGCCTATGCGGGCAAATGGCATGCCCTGCAGGCCAGTGCCACCGACGCGGACGGCTTCNACCCCATCCACCCATTCGGCGACGAAGGATTGGTAGAAGCATGCCACCAGTGGATTGGGAACCGTGCACGGCGCACTGGCAGTGCCGGATCTTCCGGCACTGCCATGAACGACGGCGAACGCCCATTCTTCCTGGTGGCCTCCTGA
- a CDS encoding sulfatase — protein sequence MSSPNLLFIVADQFRAMCLEPGGDPVSTXFVDALASDGVSLAHAVSNYPXCSPHRAMMMSGQYPDANGVTHNVNSETATWGVGLRPDAPSWAAVLSDAGYNTGYIGKWHLEAPVPEDATYGTGPLEDGRYWDAFSPQDRRHGFDXWYSYGCADEHLTXHYWTGNAQRHERVDVQGWSAAHETDVALDFLRRAASAASASQEPNGPAVPTGTPFALALSWNPPHQPFDQLPEGYDISYAGLSAAELLTRPNVDLDSDVGRDAAAIAPLYYAAVSAIDAQVGRLLAALDELGLAEDTLVIFTSDHGQQMGSHGLLYKNVPYEESMRIPFLMCGPGEFSTEAAATTVLSSVDIAPTLXGLLGFSASIPAQMQGRDLAPLLXPGTGAINATAEGARTSALYFYYPRDADDVDIRGIRSRSTKFIAQFQPADGLTTSLYDLVSDPCELHNITDPALVHEHAKTLEIALAAAGEVWTXAAALKKLVEQA from the coding sequence GTGTCCTCTCCCAACCTGCTTTTCATTGTCGCCGACCAGTTCCGGGCCATGTGCCTGGAACCGGGCGGCGACCCTGTTTCCACCNCCTTTGTGGATGCGCTAGCGTCCGACGGCGTGTCCTTGGCCCACGCTGTCAGTAACTATCCCNTGTGCAGCCCGCACCGGGCCATGATGATGAGCGGGCAGTACCCGGATGCGAACGGCGTCACCCACAATGTGAACTCCGAAACCGCCACATGGGGTGTTGGGCTAAGACCCGATGCCCCTTCATGGGCCGCGGTGTTGAGCGATGCCGGCTACAACACCGGTTACATTGGCAAGTGGCATCTTGAGGCTCCCGTGCCCGAGGACGCCACCTACGGAACCGGCCCGCTGGAGGATGGCCGGTACTGGGATGCGTTCTCGCCGCAGGATCGGCGCCACGGCTTTGATNTTTGGTACTCCTACGGGTGCGCCGACGAGCATCTCACCNCCCATTATTGGACCGGTAACGCCCAACGGCACGAGCGGGTGGACGTCCAAGGGTGGTCAGCTGCACATGAAACGGACGTGGCACTAGACTTCCTGCGCCGGGCCGCCAGCGCAGCCTCCGCTTCTCAGGAACCCAATGGTCCCGCCGTTCCAACCGGCACTCCGTTTGCGCTGGCTCTGTCATGGAACCCGCCGCACCAGCCCTTCGATCAGTTGCCGGAGGGCTACGACATCAGCTACGCCGGGCTGTCCGCCGCGGAGCTGCTCACCCGGCCCAACGTGGACTTGGATTCTGATGTGGGCCGGGATGCTGCCGCCATCGCACCGCTGTACTACGCCGCCGTCAGTGCCATCGATGCCCAAGTGGGGCGGCTTCTGGCCGCGCTCGACGAGCTCGGCCTGGCCGAGGACACCCTCGTCATTTTCACGTCCGATCATGGCCAGCAGATGGGTAGCCATGGGCTGCTCTACAAAAATGTTCCGTACGAAGAGTCCATGCGCATTCCGTTCCTCATGTGCGGGCCAGGCGAATTCTCCACTGAAGCCGCTGCCACCACAGTGCTCTCCAGCGTGGACATCGCTCCAACTCTTNTAGGGCTGCTCGGCTTCTCCGCCAGCATCCCGGCCCAGATGCAGGGCCGTGACCTGGCACCCTTGCTCNCGCCCGGGACCGGGGCAATCAACGCAACAGCCGAGGGAGCCCGAACATCGGCGCTGTACTTTTACTACCCACGCGATGCGGACGATGTGGACATCCGCGGCATCAGATCACGCAGCACGAAGTTCATTGCACAGTTCCAGCCTGCAGACGGTTTAACAACCAGCCTCTACGACTTGGTCTCAGATCCCTGTGAGCTGCACAACATTACAGATCCCGCCCTTGTGCACGAGCACGCCAAAACGTTGGAAATCGCGCTTGCTGCTGCCGGAGAAGTCTGGACGNGAGCGGCCGCTCTGAAGAAATTGGTGGAGCAAGCATGA
- a CDS encoding carbohydrate ABC transporter permease, whose amino-acid sequence MTTLTSSPSEKAAPPPVRRKXNRGGVSPALQADHNLVRSIGVLILWVVVVLFIAMLVWTVLQAFRDTHAILESXWGLPTSFNFDNFATAWNVSGFALATLNSVMTTAVSSFVCVAVAAPAAYYLSRVENRLTEGLSLYFILGLGIPAQVILIPLXVMLDKVHLTDSLIGLNLVYIGLSLPFTVFLLTAFFRSLPLEMEEAAALDGASALRTFIQVTLPLAKGGILTAFVLLVIGSWNETLLALTLLQSTEKYTLPVALISFVQQQTYSGADWGGLFAGLCIVILPMLVIYIWLGRRLTEGLTLGMGK is encoded by the coding sequence ATGACAACCCTTACCTCGTCTCCGTCCGAGAAAGCCGCTCCGCCACCGGTCCGGCGCAAANGAAACCGTGGCGGCGTCAGCCCTGCCCTGCAGGCCGATCACAACCTAGTCCGAAGCATCGGTGTCCTGATTCTCTGGGTAGTGGTGGTGCTGTTCATCGCCATGCTGGTGTGGACCGTGCTGCAGGCATTCCGCGACACCCATGCAATTTTAGAAAGCNCCTGGGGACTGCCGACGTCGTTCAACTTCGACAACTTCGCGACGGCCTGGAATGTCAGCGGTTTCGCCTTGGCCACGCTTAACAGCGTTATGACCACGGCGGTGTCCTCGTTCGTATGCGTCGCCGTCGCCGCACCTGCCGCCTATTACCTCAGCCGCGTAGAGAACCGCCTCACGGAAGGTTTGAGCCTGTACTTCATTCTCGGGCTCGGTATCCCGGCTCAGGTCATCTTGATCCCGCTTNTTGTTATGTTGGACAAGGTGCATCTGACCGACAGTCTGATCGGCCTGAACCTGGTATACATCGGCTTGTCGCTGCCGTTCACCGTCTTCTTGCTCACGGCGTTCTTCCGCAGCCTGCCCCTTGAGATGGAGGAAGCAGCCGCACTGGACGGCGCATCCGCCCTGCGCACGTTCATCCAGGTCACCCTGCCCTTGGCCAAAGGTGGCATCTTGACCGCCTTTGTGTTGCTGGTGATCGGGAGCTGGAATGAAACCCTGCTGGCGTTGACTCTGCTCCAGAGCACCGAAAAGTACACACTGCCGGTAGCCTTGATCTCCTTTGTGCAGCAGCAGACCTACTCCGGCGCCGACTGGGGCGGGCTGTTCGCGGGCCTGTGCATCGTGATCCTGCCCATGCTGGTCATCTACATCTGGCTGGGACGCAGACTCACCGAGGGCCTGACCTTGGGAATGGGCAAATAG
- a CDS encoding carbohydrate ABC transporter permease: MSASTLKRTRRNPAPSXQDGAGPGGSSIERQRRKLLVPFVGPAFLFYTVLFIVPTIAALWISLNEWAGSGPMTFVGFKNYVKVFQDPLFLKSFGNTLLLLFVVGIAIFVLAFAMTLVLRDMAAXXIARNVIFXPHLINSLVFGILAGFIFNPGXMVNTLLKPFGVTEPPAWLAQDNIFPLIMATMVLITTGYFTTIIMADVDRIPPYFYEDCALAGATAFQRLRYVILPLTWDVFGTCAVLWTISSVKIFEIIWVFGGSSGAGLPPTQTWSVAVYTYVTAFSGMSTPAYGAATASAIISLALVTVLVVLLRRAMRRDAIEF, from the coding sequence ATGTCCGCCTCGACTCTCAAGCGCACTCGTCGCAACCCTGCTCCGTCTNCTCAAGACGGAGCAGGGCCGGGCGGCAGCAGCATAGAACGCCAGCGCCGCAAGCTTCTGGTACCGTTCGTCGGACCGGCTTTCCTGTTCTATACCGTGCTGTTTATCGTCCCCACGATAGCGGCACTCTGGATCAGTCTCAACGAATGGGCCGGCTCCGGCCCCATGACCTTCGTGGGCTTCAAGAACTACGTGAAAGTCTTCCAAGACCCGTTGTTTCTGAAGTCGTTTGGAAACACGCTGCTTCTCTTGTTCGTGGTGGGTATAGCCATCTTCGTCTTGGCCTTTGCCATGACCCTGGTCCTTCGGGACATGGCGGCANAANAGATAGCTCGCAACGTCATCTTTNTCCCGCACCTAATCAACTCCCTTGTCTTCGGCATCCTGGCCGGCTTCATCTTCAACCCAGGGNGCATGGTTAACACGCTGCTGAAGCCCTTTGGCGTCACAGAACCGCCAGCATGGCTGGCACAGGATAATATCTTTCCCTTGATCATGGCCACCATGGTGCTGATCACCACCGGCTACTTCACCACCATCATCATGGCCGACGTGGACCGGATCCCGCCGTACTTCTATGAGGACTGCGCTCTTGCTGGCGCAACAGCCTTCCAGCGCCTGCGGTACGTCATTCTGCCGCTGACCTGGGACGTATTCGGCACTTGTGCCGTGCTCTGGACCATTTCCTCCGTCAAGATCTTTGAAATCATCTGGGTCTTTGGCGGCAGCAGCGGCGCAGGACTGCCACCCACCCAAACCTGGTCCGTGGCCGTGTACACCTACGTCACCGCATTCTCCGGCATGTCCACCCCGGCCTATGGTGCCGCCACAGCATCAGCCATCATTTCTTTGGCCTTGGTTACCGTACTGGTGGTGCTCCTGCGCCGTGCCATGCGCCGTGACGCCATTGAGTTCTAA
- a CDS encoding ABC transporter substrate-binding protein, with protein MSTKSRIVRTLAVLAGASITLTACGGGTNGANSTAGSTVTYWSMWKVGEPQQXVLASAITDFEKETGNKVDVQWQGRTNTKXIIPALNTNNVPDIIDGSNANLDIALGSTGQALPMTDAYNTEIYGKKLSELIPAKFAAVSNIKGKDGQPWMVPYSLTSDAIWFNAEKSPDLVTNPPATWDDFIGLLDKEKAAGQTPIAADGDIAGYSAYWFVSALVHSEGPGAFNKIVTDKTGAGWDSXAVLAAAKTVQQLVDNGYLIKGYNASKWPAQQQAWATGGADLLFNGSWIPTETGTYAAPGFKYASFPYPAVAGQPSMARTDFTGFAIPKKAKNPAAAEKFAAFLMTKTNQDAMGTVAKVLPVRADAAISPELTSIKKTXDDAKEIYLGNDGVSAPGYLEKNFNPTDDLLFLGKIGAGEFVSKMKAETIAYWKAQG; from the coding sequence ATGAGTACTAAATCCAGAATCGTACGAACGCTGGCCGTCCTGGCCGGCGCATCGATAACCTTGACGGCCTGCGGCGGCGGCACGAACGGCGCCAATTCAACAGCGGGCAGTACAGTGACGTACTGGTCCATGTGGAAGGTTGGCGAGCCACAGCAANAGGTACTCGCAAGCGCCATCACCGACTTCGAAAAGGAGACCGGCAACAAGGTTGACGTGCAGTGGCAGGGCCGTACCAACACGAAANAGATCATTCCGGCACTGAACACCAACAATGTCCCGGACATCATTGACGGTTCCAACGCCAACCTTGATATCGCACTGGGCAGCACCGGCCAAGCACTCCCCATGACCGATGCCTATAACACCGAGATCTACGGCAAGAAACTTTCTGAGCTCATCCCGGCCAAGTTCGCCGCCGTGAGCAACATCAAGGGCAAAGACGGCCAACCGTGGATGGTGCCTTACAGCCTTACTTCGGACGCCATCTGGTTCAACGCCGAGAAGAGCCCGGACCTGGTGACGAACCCGCCTGCAACTTGGGACGACTTCATAGGTCTCCTTGACAAGGAAAAGGCCGCCGGGCAGACACCAATCGCTGCAGATGGCGACATCGCTGGCTACAGTGCGTACTGGTTCGTCAGCGCACTAGTCCACAGCGAGGGCCCCGGTGCGTTCAACAAGATTGTCACGGATAAGACCGGTGCTGGCTGGGACTCCNCCGCAGTGCTGGCCGCAGCTAAAACGGTGCAGCAGCTCGTCGATAACGGTTACCTGATCAAGGGTTACAACGCCAGCAAGTGGCCTGCTCAGCAGCAGGCCTGGGCCACTGGAGGGGCAGATCTGCTCTTCAACGGCTCCTGGATCCCCACCGAGACTGGCACATATGCCGCCCCTGGATTCAAGTACGCATCTTTCCCGTACCCGGCCGTCGCCGGCCAGCCCAGCATGGCACGCACTGATTTCACCGGTTTCGCCATTCCCAAGAAGGCGAAGAACCCTGCCGCCGCCGAAAAGTTCGCTGCGTTCTTGATGACCAAGACGAACCAGGACGCCATGGGAACCGTAGCCAAGGTCCTTCCCGTCCGCGCTGATGCCGCCATTTCACCGGAACTCACCTCAATCAAGAAAACANTTGACGACGCCAAGGAAATCTACTTGGGGAACGACGGTGTCAGCGCTCCGGGCTACTTGGAGAAGAACTTCAACCCGACCGACGATCTGTTGTTCTTGGGCAAGATTGGTGCTGGCGAGTTTGTCTCCAAGATGAAGGCGGAGACCATCGCTTACTGGAAGGCGCAGGGCTAA
- a CDS encoding LacI family DNA-binding transcriptional regulator has translation MTKRAISGTVRDANSRELKFQALADELRRGIXAGTWAAGAKLPTEAQLAAETGLSLTTVRRAFDELVQAEIVVRRXGAGSFVSERPLVRRRSRLKVGVLLPDTQLYYPRVLKGIEETLSAQDVSLQLSTYNYDPEREDASIDFLIDSGVDGLILVPTLSGIANPQQRVRDLTALNVPVVLLERSLMDLGPGDHTEHVCSDHQGGAYDAVRHLAALGHARVGLLTRTHTSTEPAIVAGYERCAKDLGFAPLVLSALKDEWKAGAADRLLSQLRDAGVTAALVFGDREATYLEAAARRAGVRIPDDLALVPYDDELADLAEVPLTAVAPAKHRMGKMAAEILLRRLVEGDDCPIHQVRLRPRLVIRESCGAKRQTAQHEEE, from the coding sequence GTGACTAAACGAGCAATATCCGGGACCGTTCGCGACGCCAACTCCCGCGAACTAAAGTTCCAGGCCTTGGCCGATGAGCTTCGCCGCGGCATTTTNGCCGGAACGTGGGCCGCCGGCGCGAAACTGCCCACTGAAGCCCAGCTGGCCGCCGAGACAGGTTTGTCACTGACCACGGTGCGCCGCGCCTTTGACGAGCTGGTGCAAGCTGAAATTGTGGTCCGACGGCANGGGGCCGGAAGCTTTGTCTCCGAACGACCCTTGGTGCGGCGCCGTTCCCGACTCAAGGTTGGGGTGCTGCTGCCGGACACACAGCTGTACTATCCGCGCGTGCTCAAGGGCATCGAAGAGACGCTCTCGGCCCAAGATGTGAGCCTTCAGCTGTCCACGTATAACTATGACCCGGAACGCGAGGATGCCAGTATCGACTTCCTCATAGATTCCGGTGTGGACGGGCTCATTCTGGTGCCAACCCTGAGTGGGATCGCGAATCCTCAACAGCGTGTGCGGGACCTGACCGCCCTGAATGTGCCAGTGGTCCTGCTGGAGCGCAGCTTGATGGACTTGGGGCCTGGGGACCACACGGAGCACGTGTGTTCTGACCACCAAGGCGGCGCGTACGACGCCGTCCGCCACCTTGCCGCCTTGGGGCACGCCAGGGTGGGGCTGCTGACACGAACCCACACGTCCACCGAGCCCGCCATCGTGGCCGGCTATGAACGCTGCGCCAAGGATTTGGGTTTTGCGCCCTTGGTGCTTTCGGCGCTGAAGGACGAATGGAAGGCCGGGGCCGCGGACCGACTGCTGAGCCAGCTGCGCGATGCCGGAGTCACTGCCGCTCTGGTNTTTGGCGACAGGGAAGCGACATATTTGGAAGCGGCCGCACGGCGCGCCGGGGTTAGGATCCCGGATGACCTGGCACTGGTGCCCTACGACGACGAATTGGCGGACCTTGCTGAGGTTCCGTTGACCGCAGTGGCCCCTGCCAAGCACAGAATGGGAAAAATGGCCGCGGAAATTCTATTGCGCCGCCTGGTGGAGGGCGATGACTGCCCCATCCACCAAGTGCGGTTGCGTCCGCGGCTGGTCATCAGAGAATCTTGCGGGGCCAAGAGGCAAACCGCTCAGCACGAAGAGGAATGA